Proteins from a genomic interval of Rhodothermales bacterium:
- a CDS encoding extracellular solute-binding protein, with translation MRASLLLLLFLVGCAGDSRDLLVVYSPHGKEMLGEYELAFEARYPSVDVRWIDMGGQDAYDRIRTEAANPQASIWWGGDSPTFSKAAAEGLLEPYRPSWADAVPEGSRDAEDRWYATYLTPEVIMYNSRTVEEGERPVDWDDLLEPEWNDRIIIRYPLASSTMRTIWGALIMRQPTVQDGYNWLARLDVNTKTYTADPTQLYLKLAREEGDVSLWNLPDTQIQSSLNGYPFGFAVPSSGTPILNDGIALVRGGSNPDMARAFYEFVTSDSALVQQAETYFRIPVRQDIGAERLPEWMASPIVPMDVDWGRLEIEGALWMEHWDQRIKGRGAEYLEELGG, from the coding sequence ATGCGCGCTTCCCTGCTGCTGCTCCTGTTTCTGGTCGGCTGTGCCGGCGACTCCCGCGACCTGCTTGTGGTGTATTCGCCGCACGGCAAGGAAATGCTGGGCGAGTACGAGTTGGCGTTTGAGGCGCGGTATCCGAGCGTGGACGTGCGCTGGATCGACATGGGCGGACAGGATGCGTATGACCGTATTCGCACCGAGGCCGCCAACCCGCAGGCCAGCATCTGGTGGGGCGGCGACAGCCCGACATTTTCCAAGGCGGCGGCCGAGGGGCTGCTCGAACCCTATCGCCCGTCATGGGCCGATGCCGTGCCCGAGGGCTCGCGGGATGCCGAGGATCGGTGGTATGCAACGTACCTGACGCCCGAGGTGATCATGTACAACTCGCGAACGGTCGAGGAGGGTGAGCGACCCGTGGACTGGGACGACCTGCTCGAGCCTGAGTGGAATGACCGCATCATCATTCGGTACCCGCTGGCGTCGTCAACCATGCGCACCATCTGGGGCGCGCTGATCATGCGGCAGCCGACGGTGCAGGACGGCTACAACTGGCTCGCGCGATTGGACGTGAACACCAAGACCTACACCGCCGACCCCACGCAGCTGTACCTGAAGCTGGCGCGTGAGGAGGGCGACGTGTCGCTATGGAATCTGCCCGATACGCAGATTCAGTCGTCGCTGAATGGCTATCCGTTCGGATTCGCGGTGCCGAGTTCCGGCACCCCCATTCTGAACGATGGGATCGCGCTTGTTCGTGGAGGCTCGAATCCCGACATGGCGCGCGCGTTCTACGAGTTTGTGACGTCGGACTCGGCGTTGGTGCAGCAGGCCGAGACCTACTTCCGCATCCCGGTTCGGCAGGATATCGGGGCGGAGCGGCTGCCGGAATGGATGGCATCGCCGATCGTGCCGATGGATGTCGACTGGGGTCGGCTGGAGATTGAGGGTGCGCTCTGGATGGAGCACTGGGACCAGCGGATTAAGGGGCGCGGGGCGGAGTATCTGGAGGAGTTGGGGGGTTGA
- a CDS encoding carboxypeptidase regulatory-like domain-containing protein: protein MRRLLSLAALAFSVGSTFGQGICREYSADGVREVDCVEAPPPPPERSGYLLEVHDGQRSITGRVYDSWGSPLWGADVFARGDSTFHAQVDSTGYFELFIPSRFPIAELEFLLVGFRPMLIEELPLRDSLAVQVWMRFGHVLDDHDWVPVRVIEPSPPKTLPLRKHRQ, encoded by the coding sequence ATGAGACGACTGCTTTCGCTCGCCGCACTGGCTTTCTCCGTTGGGTCCACTTTCGGCCAGGGCATCTGCCGGGAGTACTCGGCAGACGGCGTTCGCGAGGTTGACTGCGTAGAGGCACCGCCTCCGCCCCCAGAACGAAGCGGATACCTCCTGGAGGTTCACGACGGCCAACGGTCTATCACCGGAAGGGTGTATGACTCCTGGGGAAGCCCGTTGTGGGGGGCTGACGTATTCGCCCGTGGAGATTCAACCTTCCACGCCCAGGTCGATTCGACCGGCTATTTCGAGTTGTTCATCCCAAGCCGCTTTCCGATTGCGGAACTTGAGTTTCTGCTCGTCGGCTTCCGTCCCATGCTCATAGAAGAGCTGCCTCTGCGGGATTCACTCGCGGTCCAAGTCTGGATGCGATTCGGGCATGTCTTGGATGATCACGATTGGGTGCCGGTTCGGGTGATCGAGCCGTCTCCGCCAAAGACGCTACCTCTGCGAAAGCACCGACAATAA
- the dusB gene encoding tRNA dihydrouridine synthase DusB, with protein sequence MRIGSIDLGERPVFLAPMEDVSDPPFRLLCKRYGADLLYTEFISSGGLVYGADGSHMKLDFYESERPLAIQIFGGEIEQVREATAIVDQAGPDIIDINFGCPVKKVVCKDGGAGILRNLPKMKAITQAVIEQASRPVTVKTRLGWNDESIRIIEVASMLEEIGVQALAVHARTRSQMYRGDARWEWLRRIKEEAGLTIPLIGNGDATTPEKIEAMFRETGVDAVMVGRGAIGNPWIFRDLKVYRETGEVPPAPTWEERMAVVAEHLTLKCEWLGERKGVLEMRRMYGGYFKGFRNASRLRLLIMEEDTRDGVLEVMMNFREDEPETVVSASVARPARLSAAIQAKLPVPATRRVERESAA encoded by the coding sequence ATGCGTATTGGATCCATAGACTTAGGCGAACGCCCGGTATTTCTGGCGCCGATGGAGGACGTCAGCGATCCGCCGTTCCGCTTGCTCTGTAAACGGTACGGGGCGGACCTGCTGTACACCGAGTTCATCTCGAGTGGCGGCCTCGTCTATGGTGCCGATGGCTCCCACATGAAGCTTGACTTCTACGAGTCGGAGCGGCCGCTTGCCATCCAGATCTTCGGGGGCGAAATCGAGCAGGTACGAGAGGCGACCGCCATCGTGGATCAGGCCGGTCCGGACATCATCGACATCAACTTCGGCTGCCCTGTCAAAAAGGTGGTCTGCAAGGATGGTGGCGCCGGCATTCTGCGCAATCTGCCCAAGATGAAGGCCATTACGCAGGCCGTCATTGAGCAGGCTTCGAGGCCTGTCACGGTAAAGACGCGTCTGGGCTGGAACGACGAGTCCATCCGCATCATCGAGGTAGCCAGCATGCTCGAGGAGATCGGCGTGCAGGCGCTGGCCGTGCATGCCCGTACGCGCTCGCAGATGTATCGCGGGGACGCGCGATGGGAATGGCTGCGACGGATCAAGGAGGAGGCCGGCCTGACCATCCCGCTGATCGGGAATGGTGATGCGACAACACCTGAGAAGATCGAAGCCATGTTCCGCGAGACGGGTGTCGATGCGGTCATGGTGGGCCGGGGCGCCATCGGCAACCCGTGGATATTCCGGGATCTGAAGGTGTATCGCGAGACCGGCGAAGTTCCTCCCGCACCCACCTGGGAGGAGCGCATGGCGGTCGTGGCGGAGCACCTGACGCTGAAGTGCGAATGGCTCGGCGAGCGCAAAGGCGTGCTGGAGATGCGTCGCATGTACGGAGGCTATTTCAAGGGCTTCCGGAACGCGAGCCGATTGCGGCTGCTCATCATGGAGGAGGACACGCGCGATGGGGTCCTGGAGGTCATGATGAACTTCCGCGAGGATGAGCCGGAGACCGTGGTGTCGGCCTCGGTTGCGCGTCCGGCCAGGCTCAGTGCAGCCATCCAGGCCAAGCTCCCGGTACCCGCGACCCGGCGGGTCGAGCGCGAATCAGCGGCCTGA
- a CDS encoding UvrD-helicase domain-containing protein, whose translation MKQYSLLPDLDKPSELATSDILDGLNEAQQEAASTTEGPLLIIAGPGSGKTRTLTHRIAYLLASGKARPHQILAITFTNKAAREMRHRVFELIGDEAKGMTIGTFHATFARVLRKEGKHIGYTSDFSIYDSDDTQRALRELLNQHNIDPKQFSPRAMYGLISSAKNRLVKPSEYARLAIGPAQEKAAKIYGPYQDLLRRSNAMDFDDLLLKPIELYRNHPEILEKYRGFWRYIHIDEYQDTNHAQYTLAKLLADGHQNLCVVGDDAQSIYAFRGADIGNILSFQRDYPEAKTVRLEQNYRSTKSIVALADAIIKGNTRQLEKKLWTDNDEGSPIIVMEALSERDEAQKIERRIRDLCLRHGIRYKDVAVLYRTNAQSRSIEEALRREDVPYRIVGGVSFYQRKEIKDAISYMRLVVNPHDNGSLKRVINYPTRGIGNKSQDLLFSWAEGAGLTGWEALGRLDEVPGLSSRARNAMGSFRDMIQGFIDKGESEPAGDLVRTIVNEAGLSHELMREHTPENLVRRENLEELISAVKEFTDNPETPDTVSAFLQEVSLLTDADSGTDFDDKVTLMTMHASKGLEYKTVFVTGLEEGLFPLSGAAQDPEELEEERRLFYVGATRAERYLYLSYARSRYRYGEHQSGVRSRFLDELGEGLLQTEAGGTFSPKQDRFKAKGGKGSYTEMDPFYYRRPLGGQKGPSEKGRTHDTRGMRGGTRRSAQSASPAPAGRRIVYDAEHSGDLAAGMQVEHGTFGEGRIVAIEGNGPQAKAVVFFNEVGEKKLMLRFANLQRIG comes from the coding sequence TGAAGCAGTACAGCCTCCTCCCTGATCTCGACAAGCCGTCTGAACTGGCCACCAGCGACATCCTGGATGGCCTGAACGAGGCCCAGCAGGAGGCGGCATCGACCACGGAGGGCCCGCTGCTGATCATTGCCGGCCCCGGTTCGGGAAAGACGCGCACGCTGACGCACCGGATCGCCTATCTGCTGGCGTCCGGCAAGGCGCGGCCGCATCAGATCCTGGCCATCACCTTCACGAACAAGGCGGCCCGCGAGATGCGGCACCGGGTGTTCGAGCTGATCGGCGATGAGGCCAAAGGCATGACCATCGGCACCTTCCACGCCACGTTTGCGCGCGTGCTGCGCAAGGAAGGAAAGCACATCGGATACACGTCCGACTTCTCGATCTACGACTCGGACGACACGCAGCGGGCGCTGAGGGAACTGCTGAACCAGCACAACATCGATCCGAAGCAGTTTTCGCCGCGGGCCATGTACGGCCTGATTTCCAGCGCCAAGAACCGGCTGGTCAAACCCAGCGAGTACGCCAGGCTGGCGATCGGCCCCGCCCAGGAGAAAGCGGCAAAGATCTACGGACCGTACCAGGATCTGCTCAGGCGATCCAACGCCATGGATTTCGATGACCTGCTGCTGAAGCCCATCGAACTCTATCGCAATCACCCGGAGATTCTGGAGAAGTACCGCGGCTTCTGGCGCTACATCCACATCGACGAATACCAGGACACCAACCACGCGCAGTACACGCTGGCCAAACTGCTGGCGGACGGCCACCAGAACCTGTGTGTGGTGGGTGACGATGCGCAGTCCATCTACGCCTTCCGCGGTGCGGACATCGGCAACATCCTGTCCTTTCAGCGGGACTATCCGGAGGCCAAGACGGTGCGGCTCGAGCAGAACTATCGCTCGACCAAGTCCATCGTGGCGCTGGCCGATGCCATCATCAAGGGCAATACGCGGCAGCTGGAGAAGAAACTCTGGACCGACAATGACGAGGGTTCGCCCATCATTGTCATGGAGGCGCTATCGGAGCGGGATGAGGCGCAAAAGATCGAACGGCGGATTCGCGACCTGTGCCTGCGGCATGGCATCCGCTACAAGGACGTGGCCGTGCTCTATCGCACGAATGCGCAAAGCCGCTCCATTGAGGAGGCCCTGCGACGTGAGGATGTGCCCTACCGCATTGTCGGCGGCGTGTCGTTCTACCAGCGCAAGGAGATCAAGGACGCCATCAGCTACATGCGACTGGTGGTCAACCCGCACGACAACGGCAGCCTGAAGCGGGTGATCAACTATCCCACGCGCGGCATCGGCAACAAGAGTCAGGATCTGCTCTTCTCCTGGGCCGAAGGAGCCGGACTGACCGGCTGGGAGGCGCTCGGTCGCCTGGATGAAGTGCCCGGTCTCTCCAGCAGGGCCCGCAATGCGATGGGCTCCTTCCGGGACATGATCCAGGGCTTCATCGACAAGGGTGAGTCCGAACCGGCCGGGGATCTGGTGCGCACGATTGTGAACGAGGCCGGGCTGAGCCATGAACTCATGCGCGAGCATACGCCGGAGAACCTGGTGCGTCGGGAAAACCTGGAAGAGCTCATCTCAGCCGTCAAGGAGTTCACGGATAACCCCGAGACCCCGGACACCGTATCTGCCTTCCTGCAGGAAGTGTCCCTGCTGACGGACGCCGACAGCGGGACCGACTTCGATGACAAGGTCACGCTGATGACCATGCACGCGTCGAAGGGGCTGGAGTACAAGACCGTGTTCGTCACCGGCCTGGAGGAAGGGCTGTTTCCGCTGTCGGGCGCGGCGCAGGACCCGGAGGAGCTGGAGGAAGAGCGGCGCCTGTTCTATGTGGGCGCGACCCGCGCCGAGCGGTACCTGTACCTGTCGTATGCGCGGAGCCGGTACCGGTACGGCGAGCATCAGTCCGGCGTGCGCAGCCGATTCCTGGATGAGCTTGGCGAGGGCCTGCTGCAGACCGAGGCCGGCGGCACGTTTTCTCCCAAGCAGGACCGCTTCAAGGCCAAAGGTGGCAAAGGGTCCTACACCGAGATGGACCCGTTCTACTATCGGCGTCCGCTGGGTGGGCAGAAGGGGCCGTCCGAGAAGGGCCGCACGCACGATACCCGCGGAATGCGAGGCGGGACGCGGAGATCGGCGCAGAGCGCATCGCCCGCACCCGCCGGCCGACGGATTGTATATGACGCCGAGCATTCCGGCGACCTGGCAGCCGGCATGCAGGTAGAGCACGGCACGTTCGGCGAAGGCCGCATTGTGGCCATCGAGGGCAACGGGCCCCAGGCGAAGGCGGTGGTGTTCTTCAACGAGGTCGGTGAGAAGAAGCTGATGCTGCGGTTCGCCAACCTGCAACGCATTGGATGA
- a CDS encoding carboxypeptidase regulatory-like domain-containing protein, giving the protein MSSITARIVDADGAHLPDASLLLTWRGIPYIGQTAADSTGYFRYRSYADSGAVARLMATHAGYETVTHLESVHSGDSLVIEITLPRLGALDDPRRGVERSVSFSLLSTPNPLETVEEGWLTGVVAPGDAAIQAYRVLLRDHVGQQWSSTLDEEGRFAFRLPSGVYRYVLFAGHGSAFETSLTVTRGDSLAVSIAASYPPWTHSSWNYPLNRGMRTLEEFDVPGALGVVTGAVSADNGYPPNVTRTGESLVFFRSQDGVLQALARTGEDGSFVVGLQPGTYFVSSTGPPHSFSGVTDRWVLPDNVLEVVGGRQVVLEIKLKPPY; this is encoded by the coding sequence ATGAGCTCGATTACGGCTCGCATCGTGGATGCTGACGGGGCCCATCTGCCAGACGCCAGCTTGTTGCTCACGTGGAGAGGCATCCCGTACATCGGACAGACTGCCGCCGATTCGACGGGATACTTCAGGTACCGGAGCTATGCGGACTCAGGCGCTGTAGCTCGGCTCATGGCCACGCACGCCGGTTACGAGACGGTGACGCACCTGGAATCGGTGCACTCGGGAGACTCGCTGGTGATCGAGATCACTCTGCCTCGTCTGGGGGCACTGGATGACCCCCGACGAGGCGTCGAGCGGTCGGTCTCCTTTTCTCTGTTATCGACACCGAACCCGCTGGAAACGGTCGAAGAAGGTTGGCTCACTGGCGTCGTGGCTCCGGGTGACGCAGCAATTCAGGCTTATCGCGTGCTGCTGAGAGATCACGTCGGGCAGCAGTGGTCTTCGACGCTGGACGAGGAAGGTCGGTTTGCGTTCAGACTGCCGTCGGGAGTCTATCGCTACGTGCTTTTTGCGGGCCATGGATCGGCGTTTGAGACCAGTCTCACGGTGACACGCGGCGATTCCCTCGCTGTGTCCATCGCGGCTTCCTATCCGCCCTGGACACATTCGAGTTGGAATTACCCCTTGAACCGCGGGATGCGCACGCTCGAGGAATTCGATGTCCCGGGTGCATTGGGAGTGGTCACGGGAGCGGTCAGCGCCGACAACGGATATCCCCCGAATGTGACGAGGACAGGCGAAAGTCTTGTCTTCTTCCGAAGCCAGGACGGTGTCCTTCAGGCACTGGCGAGAACCGGCGAAGACGGATCGTTTGTAGTCGGTCTGCAGCCCGGCACCTACTTCGTGTCGTCAACCGGACCGCCACATAGTTTTAGTGGCGTGACCGACCGATGGGTGCTCCCGGACAATGTTCTCGAAGTGGTCGGCGGGCGTCAGGTAGTGCTTGAGATCAAACTGAAGCCGCCGTATTGA
- a CDS encoding PLDc N-terminal domain-containing protein has protein sequence MKRFHAYALPVFAVLMTTVLAGCGGPNLIELAGGGLLGYGICGGVILILDIIALVQIAGTDWAFKRKAIWALIIIFFPVGGLILWWLFGK, from the coding sequence ATGAAACGATTCCACGCGTACGCACTACCCGTCTTTGCCGTCCTGATGACGACCGTGCTCGCCGGCTGCGGAGGACCCAACCTGATTGAGCTGGCCGGCGGAGGCCTGCTGGGCTACGGGATTTGCGGCGGCGTGATTCTGATTCTGGACATCATTGCCCTTGTCCAGATTGCAGGCACCGATTGGGCCTTCAAACGCAAGGCCATCTGGGCGCTCATCATCATCTTCTTCCCTGTCGGCGGCCTCATCCTCTGGTGGTTGTTCGGCAAGTGA
- a CDS encoding carbohydrate binding family 9 domain-containing protein, whose protein sequence is MNRCYKLLSLGILALALALPTSAQTSRTAATPTLSDPGTFTPNVKPALTPQKTESRIIVDGDLSDPGWSSADRAYNFSETFPGDQSKPPVGIEVWTTYDANNIYFAFMIEDDPESIRVNMSDRDAIWQDDYVGVILDPYANNAWAYFIASNPIGIQGDTRILGGGNEDMGFDIIFQTDGKVTEKGYQVEMAVPFESLRFPQTDVQNWNINFWITHPRESRNTYSWAAIDRDDPCWLCQAGSIEGITGATPAGKLELLPAFTGSQAASLPSFDNPDSGLDNSRLTTDPSFGLKYRFNSNLIADVAVNPDFSQIESDAAQIDVNSTFALFFEERRPFFQEGSDLFDTPIQTVYTRSINNPSAAAKITGRSGNTSFSYVGGLDEDSPVILPFEERSQFVQGGESYSSLLRVKQNFGTNSHLGALVTDRRFTGTDGVGSTFAVDGNIRLSQSVSVVGQLAGSHTSEGMDDMLSEQAGNATFNGGEYTAAFDGESYSGWASSVQLQRNTRHMWSQVSFESYNPTFRAANGFVNQNNNKEVFGFTNYTFYRDSDKFIQRISPKAFGGYIWNFDGERKDEFAWVGVNMQMKGQTWFNTEILVFSNERFAGEDFRNMRRINLNLNSNFSQKLTAGFWMGYGHQISRNPSNPVLGMGTNLNVWSTFRPTSRLSVSPRLSYARLEDDATGDEIFSGYILRSRMNYQFSKRLFMRVITQYNDFAKRLEVDPLVTYKVNPFTAVYVGSTHDFLDFEQVQNAPQTGFYQTQRQFFFKLQYLFRMYCTPAPGERRHTCAES, encoded by the coding sequence ATGAATCGGTGCTACAAACTGCTGTCGCTGGGCATCCTGGCGCTGGCGCTTGCGCTTCCAACATCCGCCCAGACATCCCGCACGGCCGCTACGCCGACGCTTTCGGATCCGGGTACATTCACGCCCAACGTCAAGCCGGCTCTCACGCCGCAGAAGACGGAATCCCGCATCATCGTGGACGGCGATCTGTCGGATCCCGGATGGAGCTCGGCGGACCGGGCCTACAACTTCAGCGAAACGTTCCCGGGGGATCAGTCCAAGCCGCCGGTTGGGATCGAGGTCTGGACCACCTACGATGCCAACAACATCTACTTCGCGTTCATGATCGAGGATGACCCGGAATCCATCCGCGTCAACATGAGTGATCGGGACGCCATCTGGCAGGACGACTACGTGGGGGTCATTCTGGATCCGTACGCCAACAATGCCTGGGCGTACTTCATTGCCTCAAATCCCATCGGCATCCAGGGGGATACCCGGATCCTGGGCGGCGGCAACGAGGACATGGGCTTCGACATCATCTTCCAGACGGACGGCAAGGTGACCGAGAAGGGCTATCAGGTGGAGATGGCCGTGCCGTTTGAGAGCCTGCGGTTCCCGCAGACGGATGTGCAGAACTGGAATATCAACTTCTGGATCACACATCCTCGTGAAAGCCGCAATACCTACTCCTGGGCAGCCATTGACCGGGACGATCCGTGCTGGCTGTGTCAGGCGGGTAGTATCGAGGGGATCACGGGCGCGACGCCCGCAGGCAAGCTGGAGCTGCTCCCCGCTTTCACCGGCTCGCAGGCCGCATCGCTGCCTTCATTCGACAATCCGGATTCCGGCCTTGACAACAGTCGTCTGACCACGGATCCAAGTTTTGGACTGAAGTACCGTTTCAATTCCAACCTCATTGCTGACGTAGCCGTCAATCCCGACTTCAGCCAGATTGAGTCTGACGCCGCGCAGATCGATGTGAACTCGACGTTCGCGCTGTTCTTTGAGGAACGTCGTCCGTTCTTCCAGGAAGGGTCCGATCTCTTCGACACGCCCATTCAGACCGTTTACACGCGGTCGATCAACAATCCGTCTGCCGCGGCCAAGATCACCGGACGTTCCGGAAATACGAGCTTCTCCTACGTGGGTGGCCTTGACGAAGACAGCCCGGTCATTCTGCCCTTTGAGGAGCGCAGCCAGTTTGTTCAGGGTGGCGAGAGTTACTCAAGCCTGCTCCGCGTGAAGCAGAACTTCGGTACCAACTCCCATCTTGGTGCGCTGGTGACGGACCGACGGTTCACGGGTACGGATGGGGTCGGATCGACGTTTGCCGTCGACGGCAACATTCGTCTCAGCCAGTCGGTGTCCGTCGTCGGACAGTTGGCGGGAAGCCACACATCCGAGGGCATGGACGATATGCTGTCCGAGCAGGCCGGCAACGCCACCTTCAATGGCGGCGAATACACCGCAGCGTTTGACGGCGAGAGCTATTCGGGATGGGCCTCCAGCGTGCAGCTGCAGCGCAACACGCGGCACATGTGGTCGCAGGTGAGCTTCGAGTCCTACAACCCCACTTTCCGGGCCGCCAACGGCTTCGTGAACCAGAACAACAACAAGGAAGTGTTCGGCTTCACGAACTACACGTTCTACCGGGACTCGGACAAGTTCATCCAGCGCATCTCACCGAAAGCGTTCGGTGGGTACATCTGGAACTTCGACGGCGAGCGCAAGGACGAGTTTGCCTGGGTCGGCGTGAACATGCAGATGAAGGGTCAGACGTGGTTCAACACGGAGATCCTGGTATTCAGCAACGAGCGGTTCGCGGGAGAGGACTTCCGCAACATGCGGCGCATCAACCTGAATCTGAACTCCAACTTCAGCCAGAAACTGACGGCCGGCTTCTGGATGGGCTACGGGCACCAGATCTCCCGGAACCCCTCCAACCCCGTGCTCGGCATGGGTACGAACCTGAACGTGTGGTCGACCTTCCGACCGACCTCACGCCTGTCCGTGAGTCCGAGGCTTTCCTACGCCCGCCTGGAAGATGATGCCACCGGCGACGAGATTTTCTCGGGGTACATCCTGCGCAGCCGGATGAACTACCAGTTCTCCAAGCGGCTCTTCATGCGCGTCATCACGCAGTACAACGACTTCGCGAAGCGTCTGGAGGTCGATCCGCTGGTGACCTACAAAGTGAATCCCTTCACGGCCGTGTACGTCGGTTCGACGCACGACTTCCTGGACTTCGAGCAGGTCCAGAACGCGCCGCAGACCGGGTTCTATCAGACACAACGTCAGTTCTTCTTCAAACTGCAGTACCTCTTCCGGATGTACTGCACCCCGGCGCCGGGTGAAAGGCGCCACACTTGCGCCGAGTCCTGA
- a CDS encoding alkaline phosphatase family protein, producing MRVLLLLSLLLVGCRPAAQDTLILISIDGFRAQYMHDVDLPALSDLAAGGVWAPDGLTPVFPSKTFPNHYTTATGLYPAKHGIVANTMYDSELDAWFRISDRDAVEDPRWWGGEPIWVTAEAQGQTAATFFWVGSEAPVKGRQATHWFRHDAAVPGEDRVAQVLEWLDLPVDERPTVITLYFSDVDTKGHLFGPRSTETEAALQAVDNHIARLLGGLRQRELLSTTNLVLTSDHGMSEVDPTAVSYLEDVMGPDDGQVIDLSPILAIRPAPGREDMVRDAVRSLEGVDLLSHTELADLHYTGHHRIPAVIGLAREGWTVLPTRDRHREIGSPNPGNHGYHPHLPAMAGLFIAAGPAFHSGVRVESFESVHVYNLLTEVAGLTPAPNDGDIAVVTPFLR from the coding sequence ATGCGCGTTCTGCTCCTTCTCTCCCTCCTGCTCGTGGGCTGCCGCCCTGCGGCCCAGGACACCCTGATTCTGATCTCGATTGACGGGTTCAGGGCGCAGTACATGCACGATGTGGATCTGCCGGCCCTGAGCGATCTCGCGGCGGGAGGCGTCTGGGCGCCCGATGGGCTCACGCCGGTCTTCCCCAGCAAGACCTTTCCGAATCATTACACCACCGCAACCGGCCTATATCCGGCCAAACACGGAATCGTGGCCAACACCATGTACGATTCCGAGCTGGACGCGTGGTTCAGGATCAGTGATCGCGATGCGGTAGAGGATCCCCGGTGGTGGGGCGGGGAGCCCATCTGGGTTACCGCAGAGGCACAGGGCCAGACGGCCGCCACGTTCTTCTGGGTGGGGTCCGAAGCGCCGGTCAAGGGTCGCCAGGCTACCCACTGGTTCCGGCACGATGCGGCCGTGCCGGGCGAGGACCGCGTGGCTCAGGTCCTCGAGTGGCTGGACCTGCCGGTCGACGAGCGTCCAACCGTCATCACGCTCTACTTCAGCGATGTGGACACCAAGGGCCACCTGTTTGGACCGCGTTCGACGGAGACCGAAGCGGCGCTCCAGGCCGTTGACAACCACATCGCCCGCTTGCTCGGCGGCCTGAGGCAGCGCGAACTGCTGTCCACCACCAACCTCGTTCTAACCTCGGACCATGGCATGTCGGAGGTCGACCCCACCGCGGTCAGTTACCTGGAGGACGTGATGGGGCCGGACGATGGGCAGGTCATCGACCTCTCCCCGATTCTTGCCATTCGGCCTGCTCCCGGTCGGGAAGACATGGTGCGCGATGCAGTACGCAGTCTTGAGGGCGTCGATCTGCTCAGCCACACGGAGCTCGCCGACCTTCACTACACCGGCCACCACCGCATTCCGGCCGTGATCGGACTGGCCCGGGAGGGGTGGACTGTGCTTCCGACCCGCGACCGCCACCGGGAGATCGGATCACCCAATCCCGGCAATCACGGATATCACCCCCACCTGCCGGCCATGGCCGGCCTGTTCATAGCGGCCGGCCCTGCGTTCCACTCCGGCGTGCGCGTGGAGTCTTTCGAGTCGGTGCACGTCTACAACCTGCTCACTGAAGTGGCGGGACTCACGCCGGCACCGAATGATGGCGATATTGCGGTTGTCACCCCGTTCTTGAGGTAA